From a region of the Geothrix sp. 21YS21S-2 genome:
- a CDS encoding fumarate hydratase — translation MTACSMPNLTSLGTVESKSVLPKGWKADLTDLASLDLTLPVMELIRRTTSRLPQDIIEAVVANRNLEAEGSRAANTLDTMIENITLADDHVSPLCQDTGTIIFWVRHPFGLSQRKVKEQIRRAVADATAQSWLRPNCVESLSGRNPGNNMDPFLEGHPVIHFEEREEPGVEVSIMLKGGGCENVGAQYRLPEASLGAGRDLGGVRKCVIDAVTKAQGQGCSPGILGVAIGGDRVTGYERSKEVILRKLGTPNPDPRLDAFERKLTEEINTLGIGPMGYGGRTTVLGVLVSEMFRHPASFFVSISYMCWSSRRMDLVVDETGSALYR, via the coding sequence ATGACCGCCTGTTCCATGCCCAACCTCACGTCCCTGGGGACGGTCGAATCCAAGTCGGTGCTGCCGAAAGGCTGGAAAGCCGACCTGACCGACCTCGCCAGCCTGGACCTGACCCTCCCCGTGATGGAGCTCATCCGCCGGACGACCAGCAGGCTGCCCCAGGACATCATCGAAGCCGTGGTGGCCAACCGGAACCTGGAGGCCGAGGGCTCCCGGGCCGCCAACACCCTGGACACGATGATCGAGAACATCACCCTGGCCGACGACCACGTGTCGCCGCTCTGCCAGGACACCGGCACCATCATCTTCTGGGTGCGCCATCCCTTCGGCCTCTCCCAGCGCAAGGTGAAGGAGCAGATCCGCAGGGCCGTGGCCGACGCCACCGCCCAGTCCTGGCTTCGCCCCAACTGCGTGGAGAGCCTGTCCGGGAGGAACCCGGGCAACAACATGGACCCCTTCCTCGAAGGCCACCCCGTCATCCACTTCGAGGAGCGCGAGGAGCCCGGCGTCGAGGTCTCCATCATGCTCAAGGGCGGCGGCTGCGAGAACGTGGGCGCCCAGTACCGCCTCCCCGAGGCCTCCCTGGGCGCGGGCCGCGACCTGGGCGGGGTGCGAAAGTGCGTCATCGACGCCGTCACCAAGGCGCAGGGCCAGGGCTGCTCCCCGGGCATCCTCGGCGTGGCCATCGGCGGTGACCGGGTCACCGGCTACGAGCGCAGCAAGGAGGTCATCCTCCGCAAGCTGGGCACCCCGAACCCCGATCCCAGGCTGGACGCCTTCGAGCGCAAGCTCACCGAGGAGATCAACACCCTGGGCATCGGGCCCATGGGCTACGGCGGACGCACCACGGTCCTGGGCGTGCTCGTGTCCGAGATGTTCCGCCATCCCGCCAGCTTCTTCGTGAGCATCAGCTACATGTGCTGGTCGAGCCGGCGCATGGACCTGGTCGTCGATGAAACCGGCTCAGCCCTGTACCGCTAG
- a CDS encoding FumA C-terminus/TtdB family hydratase beta subunit, with product MKRITTPISEAVVRDLKVGDEILLSGRVVLSRDIGHKFMVEKKPDWLKPLLHEAVIYHCGPVVAHHEDGHWSFVSAGPTTSIREEPYQADVLETYTVRGVIGKGGMGKKTSDALGKVGACYLHATGGAGALLAERVKRVVDVKMLEEFGSPEAFWIIEVEDFPLVVTMDSHGGSLHEEVARTSQERAKELMAAK from the coding sequence GTGAAGCGCATCACGACCCCCATTTCCGAAGCCGTCGTCCGCGACCTCAAGGTCGGCGACGAGATCCTCCTCAGCGGCCGCGTGGTCCTCTCCCGGGACATCGGCCACAAGTTCATGGTCGAGAAGAAGCCCGACTGGCTCAAGCCCCTGCTGCACGAGGCCGTCATCTACCACTGCGGGCCCGTCGTGGCCCACCACGAGGACGGGCACTGGTCCTTCGTCTCCGCCGGCCCCACCACCAGCATCCGCGAAGAGCCCTACCAGGCGGATGTCCTCGAGACCTACACCGTCCGCGGCGTCATCGGCAAGGGCGGCATGGGCAAGAAGACCTCGGACGCCCTGGGCAAGGTGGGCGCCTGCTACCTCCACGCCACCGGCGGCGCCGGGGCCCTCCTGGCCGAGCGGGTCAAGCGGGTGGTGGACGTGAAGATGCTCGAGGAGTTCGGCAGCCCCGAGGCCTTCTGGATCATCGAAGTGGAGGACTTCCCCCTGGTCGTCACCATGGACAGCCACGGCGGCAGCCTCCACGAGGAAGTGGCCCGCACGAGCCAGGAGCGCGCCAAGGAATTGATGGCGGCAAAGTAA
- the prmC gene encoding peptide chain release factor N(5)-glutamine methyltransferase, with amino-acid sequence MHISYSQLASDLASALAGFLDLAEARAESRRWFQEGLGLPASWLLVHGDDPVPEEDAAKVGLWLERRRQGEPWSYILGWCEFRGRRFQVTRDTLIPRPETELVLEAALEVGRRLGVLHACDVGTGTGILAVCMALETDWEVQASDISLGALKAARANAAALGAKVAFQRGHLLAPLKDPLGLVVSNPPYVDPADAPGLQRELAFEPATALFAPDRGLALSAEILREARRRAAPGCVLEIGAGQGEELTARALASGWKRAVVHQDLAGHDRCLMALL; translated from the coding sequence ATGCACATTTCCTACTCGCAGCTTGCCAGCGACCTTGCCTCGGCCCTGGCCGGGTTCCTCGACCTGGCCGAGGCCCGCGCCGAGAGCCGGCGGTGGTTCCAGGAGGGGCTGGGGCTGCCCGCGTCCTGGCTCCTGGTCCACGGCGACGACCCCGTGCCCGAGGAGGACGCGGCCAAGGTGGGGCTTTGGCTGGAACGTCGCAGGCAGGGCGAGCCCTGGTCCTACATCCTCGGCTGGTGCGAGTTCCGGGGGCGCCGGTTCCAGGTGACCCGGGACACCCTGATCCCCAGGCCCGAAACGGAGCTGGTGCTGGAGGCGGCCCTGGAGGTGGGGCGGCGGCTGGGCGTGCTCCACGCGTGCGACGTGGGCACCGGCACGGGCATCCTCGCGGTGTGCATGGCCCTGGAGACCGACTGGGAGGTCCAGGCCTCCGACATCAGCCTGGGGGCCCTGAAGGCCGCCCGGGCCAACGCCGCGGCCCTGGGGGCCAAGGTGGCCTTCCAGCGGGGGCACCTCCTGGCCCCCCTCAAGGACCCCCTGGGCCTCGTGGTGTCCAACCCCCCCTACGTGGACCCCGCCGACGCCCCCGGGCTCCAGCGGGAGCTGGCCTTCGAGCCCGCCACGGCCCTGTTCGCCCCCGACCGGGGCCTGGCCCTGTCGGCGGAGATCCTGCGCGAAGCCCGGCGGCGGGCCGCCCCCGGCTGCGTCCTGGAGATCGGCGCGGGGCAGGGGGAGGAACTCACGGCCCGGGCCCTGGCCTCGGGCTGGAAGCGCGCCGTGGTGCACCAGGATCTGGCAGGCCACGACCGGTGCCTCATGGCGCTTCTTTAA
- a CDS encoding flagellar basal body L-ring protein FlgH, translated as MRYLLPIAIGVLVLGCSIPKAHDPSLTKQPRIPYAEEGPAAAPLSDGSLWQDRQTVADLRAHRLNDLVTIKITESTTATSKADVTTSRSGSNTLTAPSLFSRLASVGVGSGAAATGGFKTATTNKYAGNGVTDRSALFTTTITARVVKVLGNGNLIFEGYRDIQLNNEKQRLYVAGMLDPARLDTANTIGSAQVAELRVGYGGQGVVDETLKPGYISRLLSFIWPF; from the coding sequence ATGCGGTATCTTTTGCCCATCGCGATCGGAGTTCTGGTCCTGGGGTGCTCCATTCCCAAGGCCCATGATCCCAGTCTGACCAAGCAGCCCCGGATCCCCTACGCCGAGGAGGGGCCGGCCGCCGCGCCGCTGTCGGACGGCTCCCTCTGGCAGGACCGGCAGACGGTGGCCGATCTGCGCGCCCACCGCCTCAACGACCTGGTGACCATCAAGATCACCGAGTCCACCACCGCCACGTCCAAGGCCGACGTCACGACCTCCCGGTCCGGTTCCAACACCCTCACCGCCCCGTCCCTCTTCAGCCGCCTGGCCAGCGTGGGCGTCGGCAGCGGCGCCGCGGCCACCGGAGGGTTCAAGACCGCCACCACGAACAAGTACGCCGGAAACGGCGTCACCGACCGCAGCGCCCTCTTCACCACCACCATCACCGCCCGGGTGGTGAAGGTCCTGGGCAACGGCAACCTGATCTTCGAAGGCTACCGGGACATCCAGCTCAACAACGAGAAGCAGCGCCTGTACGTGGCCGGGATGCTCGACCCCGCGCGCCTGGACACCGCCAACACCATCGGCTCGGCACAAGTGGCCGAGTTGCGCGTGGGCTACGGCGGCCAGGGCGTGGTGGACGAAACCCTGAAACCGGGCTACATAAGCCGTCTCCTGTCCTTCATCTGGCCGTTCTGA